From the Mycobacterium noviomagense genome, the window CAGGCTGCGCACCATACGGCCCGTCGAATAGATGCCGGCATTACATGACGACAGGGCCGCGGTCAGCAAGATGAAGTTGACGATGCCGGCGGCAGCCGGGATGTTGATGTATTGGAACACCGCGACGAATGGACTCTGGCCGTCGTGGAAGCTCCGCCAGCCGCGAACCGACAAGATGACGAACAGCGCCCCGACGTAGAACAGCCCGATCCGGAACGGCAGGGTGTTAATCGCCTTGCGCAACGTCACTTTGGGGTTCTCCGCCTCGCCGGCGGTGACGCCGACGAGTTCCACGCCCACATAGGCGAACACCCCGACCTGCAGGCTCAGCAACGCTTGACTCAACCCCGTCGGGAAGACGCCGCCGTCATTCCACAAGTTGGCGATCGTCGGCCCGATTGCCGGCCCTAATGCCGGAATGGGCAGCAGCACACCGATACCCACGACAATCATGCCGACGATGGCCACCACTTTGATCATCGAGAACCAGAACTCCGCCTCACCGAAGATCTTCACCGAGATGAGGTTCGCGGCGAAGAGAACAAGCAGCACAACCAGTGCCGTAACCCATTCGGGAATTGCCGGCCACCAGAACTTCACGTACTTTCCGCCGACGGTGATCTCAGCCATGCAGGTGGTGGTCCACACCGCCCAATAGGTCCAGCCGTTGGCGAAACCGGCGAATTGGCCTAGGAACTCCTCGGCGTATTCGGACATGCTGCCCGACACCGGTCGGTACACGAGCAGCTCGCCGAAGGCACGCATGATGATGAAGATCGCCAGTCCGGCCACCAAGTACGCCAGGATCACTGCTGGGCCGGCCTGCTCGATGGCACCACCGGCCCCGTAGAACAGCCCGGTGCCGATCGCGCCGCCGATTGCGAGCATCTGGACAGTCCGGGCCGAGAGGCCGCGTTCGTATCCGAGGTCGGGTGCCCCCGCTTCGGGCCTGGCCAGACTCATTCCGATCTCTTATCACAGACTCCGGGCCGAGAACGCGGGGTGCCGACGTACCCGGCGCGTCGAGCGCGGACAGCACGAATTGGGTGGTGGACAACCGGCTTCTGTGGATGAATGCCGCGCTGTGGACAACTCGGGTGTCGAGAAGCTCGGCCGCCCTCAATGTCGTACCCCAGTGGCATACTCGCACGCATGTTCGATACCGTCGTCGACGCGCTGGACGCCGCTGGCGTCGGTGCCGCCGACATGGGTGGGCTGGATGCGGCGGCCTTGGTGGCGGCGGTGGAGTCCACGCACCGGTTGGAGTCGATGCTGGTCGCTCGCCGGCTGGCAGCGGTGGCGGCGTTGCTGCGGCTTCGGACGGCAGCGGCCGAAAGCCCCGATGACACGCGCGGGTACGCGGTGGTTGACGGGTTCGAGCAGACCACGGCTGAAGTGGCGGCGGCGATGAACCTGTCCCCGATGGCAGCCAGCTACCTGGTGTCGCATGCCCATACGCTCGATACCCGCCTGCCTAAGGTGGCCGCGCTGTTAGCTGAGGGCCGAACCGATTGGCGCACAGTCCGACTGATCATCAGCCGAACCGACCTGGTGACCGACCCGGAGCTGATCGCCAAGCTGGATCAGTCGCTGGCGGCGCGGATCGGCAAGTGGCACAGCTGGTCGCGGCAGCGAATCGTCAACGCCGTAGATGCCGCAGTGCGCGTCACCGATCCTGATGCCGCCCGTGAACGGCGTGAGCGCGTCGAGGATGACCGCTACATCGCCACCACCGCCACCGAGCACGGGATGGCCGAGATCTACGGCATCGTCGCGGCGTCGACGGCCACGGCGTTCGACCGGCGGCTGTCGGAGTTGGCCAAGCAGGTGTGCCCCGCGGATCCGCGAACGCGGGATCAGCGCCGCGCCGACGCGTTGGCCGCGCTGACCGAAGGACGACGCTTGGCATGCACCTGCGGGAAGCCCGAGTGTCCGACTCGCAACGTCACTGCGCCGGACCACGATTCGGGCGGTGCACAAGTCGTCATCAACGTGGTGGCCAGCGTCCAGACGGTCTACGGCGACAGCTCCCAGCCGGGTTATCTGGAAGGCTACGGGGTCATCGACGCCGAGCAGGTTCGCGAGCTCGCGGCGGCAGCGTCGGTAAGGCTCGCACAATTAAAGAGCACACCTGAAGAGGCATTGCGCTATCAGCCGTCGGCGGCGTTGGAGCGCGCGATTCGCTGCCGGGATTTGACGTGCCGCTTTCCCGGCTGCAGCCGTCCGGCGATGGTTTGCGACGTCGACCATACGATTCCGTTCAACCACGCGAACCCGAAAGCCGGCGGGTTGACTGTGCCGTGAAATCTGAAATGCCTTTGCCGCCAACATCATCGGCTGAAGACCTTCGGCGGATGGCATGACAGACAACTAGCAGATGGCACCGTCATCTGGACCGCACCGACCGGCCAAACCTATCGAACGGCACCGGCGGGAGCAGACCTCTTCGGAACACCGCGCGCGCCGGCGTGCTCAGCACCCACGCCCAGCCGGCGCAGCCGCTCCAAACAGCGCGCCGACCGAATCGCCCGGGCCCGCAAGCATAATCGTGAGCAACGGCCCATCAACGAAGCGCGCCGTGCACTCGAGGAAGCACGAAAAAAGGAGGTAGCTGCCCGCAAGTTCCGAAACCATATGCGCGACATGCTGTTTCTGTTCAAGGGTCGACCGAGCACCAGCCCGTTTTGCACCTGGGTCAACGATCCGCGAGAACCCGAAGAACTGCCGCTGGATTGGCGCCCGCCTCCACAAGAACCCCTGCCCGACGATCCCCCGTTCTGACGACCGATATGGTGCCAGTCATGCCGATCGCCGGAAGCGGGAAACTGTCACTGCGCTCTGCGTTGGCGGTAGTCGCGTTGGGGTTCATCGCGGCTGCGGTGTCCGCTTGCGATTCCGGCGCAGATCCGGTCGCGGACAATCCCCCCCAAGTGACCGTCACCGGGCTTGGAAAGGTTCAGGGTGTCCCGGACATGCTGAACGTCGACGCGAGCGTCGAGTTCACGGCCCCGGACGTCACAACAGCGATGAACCGGACCAACGAGCGCGAGCAAGCGGTCATCACCGCGCTGACCGACGCCGGTGTGAGTAAACCGGATATCACCACCACCGACGTCAGCGTGCAACCGCAGTACGGCGAAGGCGCCATCACCGGTTATCGCGCCAACAACTCGATCCGGGTCAAGGTCCGCAAGCTGGATTCGGCGTCTCATGTGCTGTCGGTCATCGTCAGTGCCGGCGGCGATGCCACCCGGATCAACTCCGTGCGGTACTCCATCGAGGACGACTCGCAGTTGGTCCGTGACGCGCGGGCCCGCGCCTTCGACGACGCCAAGAATCGGGCCCAGCAATACGCGCAGCTGTCGGAACTTCAGTTGGGCGAGGTGATCTCGATTTGGGAGACCTCCGGCGCCCCGACGCCGACGCCGATGCCCCGGGCGCCGATGGCCGCCACCGATGTTCCGCTCGAACCGGGCCAGCAGACCGTCAGCTTCACCGTGACCGCAGTGTGGGAGCTGCGCTAGTCCCTGGTGGCGACCCGCTGCACCCGGCTCCGCCGCGTTTGCGATCGCCACTAGTCCTGGTAGACGCGCGGGTCCAGGGTGCCGATGTATGGCAGGTCGCGGTAGCGCTCGTCGTAGTCCAGGCCGTAGCCGACCACGAACTCGTTGGGGATATCGAAGCCCACATACGCGATGTCCACGTTCGCGCGCATCGCGTCAGGCTTGCGCAGCAGCGTGCACACCCGAAGCGAACGCGGACGGCGGGTGGCGAGGTTGCGCAGCAACCACGACAGGGTCAGCCCGGAGTCAACGACGTCCTCGACGATCAGCACGTCGCGGTCGTTGATATCGCGGTCGAGGTCTTTGAGGATGCGCACCACGCCCGACGACGACGTCGAGGACCCGTAGGAGCTGACGGCCATGAACTCGAACTGCGTCGGGAGCGGAATCGCGCGGGCCAGGTCGGTCACGAACATGACCGCGCCCTTGAGCACGGTGATCAACAGCAGATCCTGAGCACCGGGAGCATCGGTCACGCCGCGGTAGTCGTCGCCGATCATCGCGCCGAGCTCAGCGGTGCGGGTCTGGATCTGGTCTCCGGTCAGCAGCACCGATTTGATGTCGCCTGGGTACAGTTCGCCCGATTGCGCTGCCACGTCCACAGCGTGCCATGCCGCCCGGCCAGCCACCAACGGAGCCCCGTCAGACCGGCTCGCGCCGCAAGCTCAGGACCCCGTTGCGTCGGCCGGCCACCAACCGTTGACCGCGCAGTGTCGAGCCCACCGCCACTCCACCCTGCCCCCGCCACGCTGTGACGAGCCCGTCGATCCCCCGAATCTGCTTGTCGGTCAACCCAATAGCGCCCCGGTCCAGCAGCCAGCGGCGGATGACCCGCCGACGAACCGGGTCGGGCAGCACCGCCAACGCCGTAGTGTCGAGTCCCTCGCCCCGCGCGGCGGTCGTCAGCGCCTGCGCGGCAAGCGAGTCGATCAGCTCACCGTCTTCTCGCAACGCCGTCGCGGTGCGGGCCAGCGCCTCGGCGACCCCACCGCCCAGCACCTCCTCCAGCACCGGCAGCACCTCCTGGCGCAACCGGGCGCGGGTAAAGCGGCGATCGGTGTTGTGCGGATCTTGCCACGCGGTCAGGCCCAACTCGTCGCACGCGGCGTGCGTCACAGCGCGGCGCACGCCCAACAGCGGTCGGCACCACGGCGGGTCGTGCGGGCGCATCCCCGCGATTGAGCGGGCGCCGGACCCGCGGCCCAAACCGAGCAGCACGGTTTCGGCCTGGTCGTCGAGGGTGTGCGCCAACAGCACCGGCTGGTCCCCGCGGGCGCCGTCCAACGCCTGATAGCGCGCGCTGCGCGCCGCCGCTTCAGGGCCGCCGTCCACGCCCACCTGCACGCAAAGCACTTGCGCCGCAACACATCCCAGAGCAAGAGCATGGGCCCGTGCGGTGGCTGCGACGTCAGCGGAGCCCGCTTGCAGGCCGTGGTCGACGACCAGCGCTGTGGTGGCCCGCATCCGGGTCGCGACTGCGGTAAGCGCCAACGAGTCGGGCCCACCGGACAGCCCGACGCACCACCGCTCGGTGCCGGCCAGGTAGGTGTCGGCGAACGCCTCGACAGCTGCGGAGAGCTGCCCTACAGCACTCTGTCGATCCATCGTTGCGGGTTTTCGATCTCGGCGGGGAGCGGCAGCGTTTCCGGCCCGGACCAGATCGTGTTGAACCGCTCCATACCGACCCGGCTGACGACGTGGTCGACGAACGCCTTGCCGCGGGTGTACTGCTTGAGCTTGGTGTCGATGCCCAGCAACGCACGCAACAACCGCTGCAACGGCGGTTGCTTGCGGTGGCGGCGCTCGTCGAACCGGCTGCGGATCGTCGCCACCGACGGCACCACCATGGGCCCGACAGCATCCATCACATGATCGGCGTGGCCCTCCAGCAAGGTGCCGAGAACCAGCAGTTGATCCAGCGCCTCCCGTTGCGGCTCGGACTGCACGGCGCGCAGCAGGCCCAGCACTCCAGGTGAGTTGCCGTCCGGGTTCGCTTGCGAGGCGTCACCGCGGCCGCGGACGAAGTCGGCGAGCCTGCCCAGCACCTGGTTGACGTCCTCGCCGCTTTCCCGCGTCAACACCGCCAACGCCTGCGACATGTAGCCCGACAGCCACGGGTTGACCGTGAACTGCACCCGGTGCGTCACCTCGTGCAGACACACCCACAACCGGAAATCCGAAGGGTCTACCCGCAGTTGGCGCTCCACCGCGATGACGTTGGGGTACACCAGCAGCAGGCAGCCCCCGTCGCCCGCGGCGAAGGGGTCGTACTGGCCGAGAATCCCCGAGGACACGAAAGCCAGCACTGCGCCGGTCTGCGCGCCGGTGATCCGCCCGGTGAAAAAGCCGCGAGGCTTGTCGGTCCCACCCGTCATCACCCGCATCGACTCCGCGGCCGCCCGGATCCACTGCGGCCGGTCGACGACACGCGCGTCCGGGACGGGCCGGTCGATCTCCAGACCGGTGACCTCGCGCACCGGCGGTTCGGCCTCCTTCGCCGCGGTGGTCAGCTCGTCGATCGCCTTGCGGCGGGTGTATTCCGTCGCCGGCGGGCCCGGGCGGGCTAGCCGTTCGCCGACATCAGCGGCAAACCGCCAGTCGATGGCACGCCCGACTGTCAGCTCGGTGGCGCCGGTCATGTCGTGCATCCGCACGTGCGCAGCCTGGCGGCCAGGGCGTCGATAGCGAGGCGGCCGGTCGGCCCGGCGTCGTTGGAGATGAATGCGAAGGTCAACACACGCCCGCTGTTGTCTGTGATCACCCCGGCCAGGGAGTTGACGGCGGTCAGCGAGCCGGTCTTGGCCCGCAGCCAGCCGGCCGCGATTCCGTCGGCGGCCGGGTTGATGAAGCGGTTGGACAACGTGCCGCTGCCGCCGGCGATCGGTAGCAGATCCAGCAGCGGTCGCAGCGCCGGCTGGTCCGGCCCGGCGGCCGCTTGCACTACCGAGTCGAGTGTCTTGGCGGTCAACAGGTCGTCGAGCGATAACCCGCTGGAATCCACAAGGACAGCCCCGGAGACGGCGACCTGTGCGGAGGCCAGTTGACTGGTCACCGCGTCGACAGCCCCCGCGAAGCTGCGCGGCCGATGGGTGGCCGCGGCCACCTCGCGGCCGATGCATTCGGCCATCACATTGTCGGAGGCGTCCATCATGTCGCCCAACCGCTCGATCAGCGGCGCCGATCGGACGGCGGCCAGCTCGCGCGCATCCGGCGGGGCCGAGCCCAGCGTCACCGCCGCGGGGTTGACGCCAAGTGCGCTTGCCAGCGCTCGGCCGGCGTCGAGTGCCGGAGTGTGCGAGCGGGTGGATTCATCGGTGGCGGGCTGCACGCGCCCGGCGTCGAGCATCACCGACTCGATCGGTGCGACGTCGCCGCCGTCGATGTCGCCCGGATCCCAACCCGGCGCTGTCTCCGGACCGGTGAACGCCGAGGCATCCACCTTGACGGCGGTAGGCATCACCCCCCTGCGGCGAACCTGATCGGCCAGGTCGCTGATGCGCGCCGCGTCGTGATACCACGTTTCCCCGCCAGGCGGCACGGCCGACAAGGTCGGGTCACCGCCGCCTACCAGCACGACGACCCCGGGCCGCTGATCCTCGACGACTCGGGTGGTGATCGTGGCCTCGTGGTCGAGCGTCAGCAGCGCCGCGGCCGCGGTCAGCGCTTTGTTGGTCGACGCGGGGTGCAGCGGCACATCGTCGAGCTGGTGCCAGAGTTCTTTGCCGGTCATCGCGTCGGTAATCCGACCGCCCAGCTTGCCCAGATTCGGGTCCGCCACTTGCGGCGCCAGCGTTGCGGCCAGCCCAGCTTCCGTGGGCATCGGGGCACTCGCCGGGACCGGCACCACTCCCGGGGCTACTGCGGGGGTATGCGGCTCCGGCGGGAGCTGCGGGTCCTTGGTCTCGTGCCCACCCGCAGTGAACCAGGCCGCTGCCGCTACCACGGCAGCAACCACCGCGAGCACGGCTACCCCGATAATCGCGTGGGTCGACCGCCGCCACCGAATGGGACGCATGACTCTCCTGACTGTCTTGTCCCAATTGTGCCGAACCGATCACCGGCCGATGCCGCGTTGGCGGCTGTTCGATACTCGGTATCGCTCCATTAGGGTTTGATCTGATCCAAGAACCGCGACGTCAGCCGACGATCAGCCACCCTCTACGAAGGAGCCGACACGGTGCAATTCGACGTGATCATCGAAATCCCGAAGGGCCAGCGCAACAAATACCAGATCGACCACGACTCAGGGCGGATCTATCTGGACCGTTACCTCTACACATCGATGGTCTATCCGACCGACTACGGCTTCATCGACGACACCCTCGGCGAGGACGGCGACCCGCTCGACGCGATGGTGCTGCTGCCCGAGCCGGTGTATCCGGGAGTGCTGGTCAAGTCGCGGCCGGTCGGGATGTTCAAGATGACCGACGAGGCCGGCGGCGATGACAAGGTGCTCTGCGTTCCGGCTGGCGACGTCAGATGGGATCACATCAAGGACATCGACGACGTGCCGGCGTTCGAATTGGACGTCATCAAGCACTTCTTTTCCCAATACAAAGCCTTAGAGCCGGGCAAGTTCGTTAAGACGGCCGACTGGGTGGGCCGCGCCGAGGCCGAAGCCGAGGTGCAGCGCTCGATCGATCGGTTCAAGACCAGCGGGCACTGAACTCGCAAGCACTCGACCGCCAGCGGCGAGTGGCATCCTGGCATGTGTGAACCCGATTTGGCATTTCGCCGCGAACTTCTGGTGGCTTGTCTTCCCGTTCGGGGGCGCGATCGGCGGGGGGTTGCGGGCGATCGCCGCGGCCAACGAGCGACGGGCCGAACGACGGCTTGAACGGTATCGGCTGAAGCAACAGGCCAAGATCGCCGCCGCCGAAGCATCGGGTCGGACGCGGAACACCAAGGCGAGCTACCGGCGTGAGCTCACCAAACTCATCGAGGAACACGACCGGACCAATGCGCGATGGTTCGACTACGAGGTCGATATCGCAAAGCTGCTCGACTTTCCAATGATGACCGACATGCGCAACCCGTTGACGATCGAGTTCCACAAAGCCAAGCGGCACGCCGATCTGCTGCGCCCGGAGCGTCCCGAGGATCTCCTTGACGACCGCAATGCTCAACTGGACTACCGAGATGCCGTACACGAGTACGTCGCGGCGTTCGAAATCGCTGAGGCCGAGGCAATTCGGCGCCGTCGCAGCGATTTCTCAACCGACGACCAACAACGGATGGCGCGCGCCCAGCACCTTCTGCACCTGGCGCAAGACGAAGCCGCAACCCCGCAGGAACGGGAGAACGCCTACGCCCGGGCGAGCAAGGAACTCGAAGGCCTTGTCGTGCTGCCGGCCCCTGCGCGCGCGAGCATAGAACAGCGGATCGCCGGCGCGATCGAGGCGTGAACCGGACGTTTTATCCGACGCGCTGCAACGCCTCGGGCGTCAAATCCTTGCGCGACGGATAGCCGTCGACAGCCATGATCAGATCGGCTTCGGCCAACAGGGATCGCAGCACGTGCACGATGCCGTCCACACCGCCGAGCGCCAGACCGTAGGCGTAGGGCCGGCCGATCCCGACTGCGGTCGCTCCCATCGCAAGCGCCTTGATGATGTCGGCGCCGCTGCGAATGCCCGAGTCGAACAACACCGGCAGCCCGTCGGCCGCTTCGAGCACTGCGGGCAGGCAGTCCAATGCGGCCAGCCCGCCGTTGGCTTGCCGGCCGCCATGGTTCGAGCAGTAAATGCCGTCGACGCCAAGGTCTTTGGCGCGGCGAACATCGTCGGGGTGGCAGATGCCCTTGACCATCAGCGGCAGGCTGGTCTGCGAGCGCAGCCATTCGACGTCGTCCCAGGTGACCGGTCCACCGAAGATGGGCAACTTGCGCACCGCTGCCTCGGTGGCGTCTTCACCGGGTTGCAGGCCGGCGCGAAACACCGGGTCGCTGGTGTAGTTGGCGAGGCACCCGCTGGGCACCTGCGGATAGTTTCCGGCGCTCAGATCGCGTGGCCGCCATCCGGTGACCCAGGTGTCGAGTGTGACCGCGATGCCCCTGAATCCCACCGCCTCGGCACGACGCACCAGGCTGGTTGCCATCTCGCGGTCCGGCGGCGTGTACAGCTGAAAGAAGCCCGGCGTATCACCGAGCGCGGGCGCGACGTCTTCCATCGGGTCGGCCGATAGCGTTCCGACGAAGAACGGCACAGCCGTGCGTGCGGCCGCGCGTGCTGCCGCCAAGTCCCCGTGGCCGTCCTGCGCGCACACCCCGATGACCCCGATCGGCGCCATGAACACCGGAGCCGGCAACGTCACCCCGAACAACTCGACGGACAAGTCGCGTTCGGTCGGCGCGACCCCCATGCGTGGGAACAAGCCCCAGCGCTGGAAGGCTTCGCAGTTTGCCCGCTGCGTGTGCTCGTCGCCGGCACCGCCGGCGACGTAGCCCCACACCTTGGGCGGCAGCGCCGCGCAGGCCTTGGCCTCCAGGTCGGCGAAGAGGATGGGATATGGCGGCTGGCGCCCGGCCTGGCCTTGCTGATACAGCTCGTTTTGGTATTCGGCGAAAGCCATAGCGGCCGGGTACCCAACTAATCGGGGTCGAGAACACGGGTGGCGAACAAGCTGGCCAGCGCGGTGACGACAAGCGTCGCAATAATGACCGCGAGACTGAGCAGCGTCGGGATCTCGGGCACGTCGATGTGCTGGCCGCCGTTGATGAACGGAACCTCGTTCTCGCGAAGTGCATGCAGCACCAGCTTCACCCCGATGAAGAACAGGATCACGGCCAGGCCGCGGGACAGATAGACCATTCGCTTCAACAGTCCGCCGAGCAGGAAGTACAGCTGGCGCAGCCCCATCAACGCGAACACGTTGGCGGCTAGCACCAGGTACGGCTCGCGGGTAAGCCCGTAGATGGCCGGAATGGAGTCCAACGCGAAAACCAGGTCGGCGGCGCCCAGCGCGAGAATGACGAGAAACATCGGTGTCATTGCTCGCTTGGAAAGCCGCCCTGAGCCCTTTTTGACGTAGAGCTTGACACCGTCCCAGGTGACGGTGATGTTCACGTGCCTGCGCGCGAACCGGACGACGCCGTTCTCCACGTCGCGTTTGCGGTCGTGATCGCGGGCCAGTTTGACCGCTATGTACACGAGAAACACGCCGAACAGATAGAAGACCCAGGAGAACTTCTGGATGGCCACCGCGCCCAGCGCAATGAACACGCCGCGCAGGATCAGGGCGATCACGATCCCGACGAACAGTGCTTGCTGCTGGTAGACCTTCGGCACGTTGAAACTCGCCATGATGACGATGAACAGGAACAGGTTGTCGATCGACAAGCTGTATTCGGTGAGCCATCCGGCGAAGAACTCCAGGCCGAACTGGTGGCCGTGAAAGAACCAAACCCAGATCCCGAAGAGCACGGCAAGCCCCACGTAGATCGCCAGCGCCGTCGCGCTTTCCGGTGTTGCCGGTCGGCGGGGTCGGCGCGCGACGACGACGACGTCGAACAGTAGAACTGCGGTGGTCGCGCCCAAGGTAAGGAACCATTCGAGCATCGACACGTGCAACAGGTGACCTCCGGCCTCGAGCTAACCCAGAGGTCTCTTCCACCGTCGCATAACGGTCCGCGGCGCCGGTCGGCCGATTGCTGGGCGACGTGATGACGACGGCGCGGTGCGGGAATACTCCCCTCCTCCGCCAGTCTGTCAGGTGTCGCAGCGCAGCGTCTGCGGCGGCTGGGCCGGTTCTTAGTATTTTCAAACTGTGTCGATACCGGAGCTTCCCGCTCGTCAGTTGTCGTCGCTGTGACTGAGGTCGGCGGTGCTTCGGCTTCCCCTGCTTTTGGCGGAGCCTCGGGGCCGATCACACGTAGCAGCGTGGCCCGGGTCGCCGCGGCGACCGCGCTGAGCGCCCTGTGCGGCTATGCGGTGATCTATCTGGCCGCCCGCGACTTGGCACCCGCAGGCTTTTCGGTGTTCGCGGTGTTCTGGGGCGCATTCGGTCTGGTCACCGGTGCCGCCAATGGGCTTTTGCAGGAGACCACCCGGGAGGTCCGCTCGGTGCGCTACACCGACATCGTGCCCGGGGCACGTACCCATCCGTTGCGGATGGCCGGGCTGGTCGGGGTGGCCGCGGCGGTGGTGATCGCGGGCAGCTCGCCACTATGGAGCGGGCAGGTTTTCGTCGACGCGCGCTGGCTTTCCGTGGGCCTGCTCAGTGTGGGCCTGGCCGGCTTCTGCGCGCACGCCACGTTGCTGGGCATGCTGGCCGGCGCCAACTACTGGACCCAATACGGGGCGCTGATGGTGATCGACGCGGCGATCCGGGTCGCGGTCGCCGTCGCCACGTTCGTGATCGGCTGGGGCCTGCTCGGATTCTTGTGGGCCACTGTCGCCGGCGCGGTGGCGTGGCTGATCATGCTCATCACCTCGCCGACCACGCGTGCCGCGGCCCGGCTGCTCACACCGGGGGGCAGCACCACGTTCCTGCGCGGGGTTGCTCATTCCGTCACCGCGGCCGGTGCCAGCGCGATTCTGGTGATGGGGTTTCCGGTACTGCTGAAGGCGACGTCGGCTCAGCTGGGCGCAGAAGGCGGTGTGGTGATCTTGGCGGTCACATTGACCCGCGCGCCGCTGCTGGTGCCGCTGACCGCGATGCAAGGCAACTTGATCGCGCATTTCGTCGACGAGCGCACCGAGCGGCTTCGGGCTTTGATCGCGCCGGCGGCCGTGGTCGGCGGGATCGGCGGTGTCGGTGTCGTGGCCGCCGGCCTCGTGGGGCCGTGGTTGCTGCGGGTCGGGTTCGGGTCCGGTTACCAGGCCGGCAGCGCGCTGCTGGCGGGGTTGACGGCTGCGGCGGTGGCGATCGCCATGCTGACGCTCACCGGCGCGGCCACCGTTGCCGCGGCGTTGCACCGGGCCTACGCGCTGGGCTGGGTGGCTGCGACCGTGGCGTCGACGTTGTTGCTGCTGCTGCCGCTGCCGTTGCAAACCCGCACGGTGATCGCCCTGCTGTGCGGTCCGCTGGTGGGCATCGCCGTGCACCTAGCGGCACTTGCCCGTCCGAGTGGTTGATCAGCGTGTGGTTGATCTACGAGTAAGTTGTGGATTCGAAATGGGTTACCCCGACGTCTGGATCGTGGTTCCAGCCTTCAACGAAGCCCCCGTCATCGGCGAGGTGATCGCCGATGTCCGCTCGGTCTTCGACAACGTCGTCTGCGTCGACGACGGCAGCAGCGACGGCACCGGCGAGATCGCGCTGCGGGCAGGGGCGCATCTGGTGCGTCATCCGGTCAACCTCGGGCAGGGGGCTGCCATCCAGACCGGCGTGGAGTACGCCCGCCGCCAGCCGGGCGCGCAGGTATTCGTCACGTTCGACGGCGACGGCCAGCACCGCGTCAAGGACGTGGTCACGATGGTCGATCGGTTGGGCGCCGGCGACGTCGACATCGTCATCGGCACCCGCTTCGGCCGCCCGGGCGGCAACCGGCCACCGCTGCTGAAACGCATCGTGCTGCGCACCGCGGCGTGGTTGAGCCCGCGCGGGCGCCGACTAGGGCTGACTGACACCAACAATGGGCTTCGGGTCTTCAACAAGAAAGTCGCCGACAAGCTCGACATCACGATGAGCGGAATGAGCCACGCCACCGAGTTCATCATGCTGATCACCGAAAACGGTTGGCGCGTCGCCGAAGAACCCGTCGAAGTGCTCTACACCGACTACTCGAAATCCAAGGGCCAGCCGCTGCTCAACGGCGTCAACATCGTCTTCGACGGGTTTTTGCGAGGGAGGTTGCCGCGATGAACTGGATTCAGCTGCTGCTGATTTTCTCGATCATTGCGCTGTTGGTCTATCTGCTGCGCTCCCGGCGCAGCGCGCAGTCGCGGGCCTGGGTCAAAGTCGGCTACGTCGTATTCGTGTTCGCGGCGGTCTACGCCG encodes:
- a CDS encoding SIMPL domain-containing protein, giving the protein MPIAGSGKLSLRSALAVVALGFIAAAVSACDSGADPVADNPPQVTVTGLGKVQGVPDMLNVDASVEFTAPDVTTAMNRTNEREQAVITALTDAGVSKPDITTTDVSVQPQYGEGAITGYRANNSIRVKVRKLDSASHVLSVIVSAGGDATRINSVRYSIEDDSQLVRDARARAFDDAKNRAQQYAQLSELQLGEVISIWETSGAPTPTPMPRAPMAATDVPLEPGQQTVSFTVTAVWELR
- a CDS encoding inorganic diphosphatase, whose protein sequence is MQFDVIIEIPKGQRNKYQIDHDSGRIYLDRYLYTSMVYPTDYGFIDDTLGEDGDPLDAMVLLPEPVYPGVLVKSRPVGMFKMTDEAGGDDKVLCVPAGDVRWDHIKDIDDVPAFELDVIKHFFSQYKALEPGKFVKTADWVGRAEAEAEVQRSIDRFKTSGH
- the hpt gene encoding hypoxanthine phosphoribosyltransferase, with product MVAGRAAWHAVDVAAQSGELYPGDIKSVLLTGDQIQTRTAELGAMIGDDYRGVTDAPGAQDLLLITVLKGAVMFVTDLARAIPLPTQFEFMAVSSYGSSTSSSGVVRILKDLDRDINDRDVLIVEDVVDSGLTLSWLLRNLATRRPRSLRVCTLLRKPDAMRANVDIAYVGFDIPNEFVVGYGLDYDERYRDLPYIGTLDPRVYQD
- a CDS encoding amino acid permease — translated: MSLARPEAGAPDLGYERGLSARTVQMLAIGGAIGTGLFYGAGGAIEQAGPAVILAYLVAGLAIFIIMRAFGELLVYRPVSGSMSEYAEEFLGQFAGFANGWTYWAVWTTTCMAEITVGGKYVKFWWPAIPEWVTALVVLLVLFAANLISVKIFGEAEFWFSMIKVVAIVGMIVVGIGVLLPIPALGPAIGPTIANLWNDGGVFPTGLSQALLSLQVGVFAYVGVELVGVTAGEAENPKVTLRKAINTLPFRIGLFYVGALFVILSVRGWRSFHDGQSPFVAVFQYINIPAAAGIVNFILLTAALSSCNAGIYSTGRMVRSLSQRGEAPAHLQALSARHVPLVATTFSVLVMSLGVFVNWLSPDKAFAYITSVSTIGIIFVWASILLSHLVYRRRVAARILPASHYRLPGAPATTALALAFLALVVVLLFFTAHGRTAIVVGVIWFGLVAIGYVVHRAETAAVAHLDSDC
- a CDS encoding zinc-dependent metalloprotease, whose protein sequence is MTGATELTVGRAIDWRFAADVGERLARPGPPATEYTRRKAIDELTTAAKEAEPPVREVTGLEIDRPVPDARVVDRPQWIRAAAESMRVMTGGTDKPRGFFTGRITGAQTGAVLAFVSSGILGQYDPFAAGDGGCLLLVYPNVIAVERQLRVDPSDFRLWVCLHEVTHRVQFTVNPWLSGYMSQALAVLTRESGEDVNQVLGRLADFVRGRGDASQANPDGNSPGVLGLLRAVQSEPQREALDQLLVLGTLLEGHADHVMDAVGPMVVPSVATIRSRFDERRHRKQPPLQRLLRALLGIDTKLKQYTRGKAFVDHVVSRVGMERFNTIWSGPETLPLPAEIENPQRWIDRVL
- the dacB gene encoding D-alanyl-D-alanine carboxypeptidase/D-alanyl-D-alanine endopeptidase encodes the protein MRPIRWRRSTHAIIGVAVLAVVAAVVAAAAWFTAGGHETKDPQLPPEPHTPAVAPGVVPVPASAPMPTEAGLAATLAPQVADPNLGKLGGRITDAMTGKELWHQLDDVPLHPASTNKALTAAAALLTLDHEATITTRVVEDQRPGVVVLVGGGDPTLSAVPPGGETWYHDAARISDLADQVRRRGVMPTAVKVDASAFTGPETAPGWDPGDIDGGDVAPIESVMLDAGRVQPATDESTRSHTPALDAGRALASALGVNPAAVTLGSAPPDARELAAVRSAPLIERLGDMMDASDNVMAECIGREVAAATHRPRSFAGAVDAVTSQLASAQVAVSGAVLVDSSGLSLDDLLTAKTLDSVVQAAAGPDQPALRPLLDLLPIAGGSGTLSNRFINPAADGIAAGWLRAKTGSLTAVNSLAGVITDNSGRVLTFAFISNDAGPTGRLAIDALAARLRTCGCTT
- the tilS gene encoding tRNA lysidine(34) synthetase TilS, producing the protein MDRQSAVGQLSAAVEAFADTYLAGTERWCVGLSGGPDSLALTAVATRMRATTALVVDHGLQAGSADVAATARAHALALGCVAAQVLCVQVGVDGGPEAAARSARYQALDGARGDQPVLLAHTLDDQAETVLLGLGRGSGARSIAGMRPHDPPWCRPLLGVRRAVTHAACDELGLTAWQDPHNTDRRFTRARLRQEVLPVLEEVLGGGVAEALARTATALREDGELIDSLAAQALTTAARGEGLDTTALAVLPDPVRRRVIRRWLLDRGAIGLTDKQIRGIDGLVTAWRGQGGVAVGSTLRGQRLVAGRRNGVLSLRREPV